Part of the Myxococcota bacterium genome is shown below.
TCCCGTTCTGGCGCGAGGTCGAGCGCAGCCTCGAGTCACTGGGCCCGCGCGAGCGCGTGCTGACGCTGTTCGACCTGTACGAGTCGTTCGTGACCACCAACCGCGAGACGATCCAGGCGCTGGTGCGCTGGGTGCTCGAGTCGCCGACCATGCGCGAGTCACTGCGCGGCGAGCTCCTGGCGCTGCACGCCATGTTCACGACCGACCTGCGCCAGGCGATCGCCGAGCTGTGCGGCGACCCGTCCGAGGCGGAGCTGCTCACGACCACGCTCTCGTCGCTCCTGGCCGGGAATCTCTTGTTCGGCGTGATCGACCCGGGCCCGGCGCAGGACAAGGCGCGGCGCGAATCACTGCGCGTGCTGGCGGAGCGCATGCTGTTCGCGAGCGCGCCCAGGGCCGAACGGACCGCGCGCGCATGAGCGCCGCGCCGCTCGCCCCCGCCGCGGCGGAGCTCGTCGCCCGCGCGCAGACGGAGAACTTCCCCGTCGCGCTGTTCGTGCTGTCGCGCGCGCAGCGCGCCCACCTGATGGCGATCTACGGCTTCGCGCGGCTGGCCGACGAGCTGGGTGACTCCGCGCCCGGCGACCGGCTGGCGCAGCTCGACTTCCTGGAGGCCGACCTCGACCGCGCCTACCGCGGGCAGGCGCAGCACCCGCTCTTGCAGCGGCTCACGCCGAGCCTGGAGTCCCTGAAGCTGCCGCGCGAGCCGTTCGCCGCGCTGATCGAGGCCAACCGCCGCGACCAGCGCATCGCGCGCTACGCCAGCTGGCGCGCGCTGGCCGAGTACTGCGAGTACTCCGCGAACCCGGTCGGACGGCTGGTGCTGCACGTGTTCGGCGCGGCGACGCCCGAGCGCTTCGCGCTCTCGGACCGGGTGTGCACCGCGCTCCAGCTCGCCGAGCACTGCCAGGACGTGGCCGAGGACTTCGCCGCGGGCCGCGTATATCTCCCGGCCGAGGACCTGGCGCGCTTCGGCGCGTCGGAAGCCGATCTCACCCGGCTCCAGGCCTCGCCGGCGCTGCGCGAGGTGCTGCGCTTCGAGGTGGCGCGCGCGCGCGGCCTGCTCGACTCGGGCGCGGCCTTGGTGAAGACCCTGTCCGGCCGCGGACGGCTCGCCGTGGCGGGCTTCATCGCGGGCGGGCGCGCGGCGCTCGACGCGATCGAGCGCGCGGACTTCGACGTGCTGGCCGAGGCGACCCGGCCGCGCAAGCGCGACCTGGCGCGCCGGCTGCTCGGGGCCTGGCTGTGACTCCGCGGATCGCGGTGGTGGGCGGCGGGCTCGCGGGCCTTGCGGCGGGCATCGCCTGCGGCGACGCGGGCGCGCAGGTCACTTTGTTCGAGGCGCGGCCGCGCCTGGGCGGCGCGACCTTCTCGACCGAGCTCCAGGGGCTGCGCGTCGACAACGGGCAGCACGTGTTCCTGCGCTGCTGCAGCGAGTATCTCGCGTTCCTCGAGCGCGTGGACGCGCTCGGCCGCACGGTGATCCAGCCCCGGCTGGCGATCCCGGTGCTGGCGCCGGGCGCGAAGACCACCTGGCTGCGGCGCATCGGCCTGCCGGCGCCGCTGCACCTGGCGCCGAGCCTGGCCGGCTACTCGCCGCTGTCGCTCGGCGAGCGGCTGCGGCTCGTGCCGGCTGCGCTGGCGCTGAAGTCACTCGAGCTCGACGATCCGGCGCTCGACCGCAGCACCTTCGCGGACTGGCTGCGCGCGCGGGGTCAGTCGCCGCGCGCGATCGAGTCGTTCTGGGACCTCGTGACCCGCCCGACCGTGAACCTGCCCGCGGCCGAGGCTTCGCTCGCGCTGGCCGCGAAGGTGTTCCAGACGGGCCTGCTCGACCGGCCCGAGGCCGCCGACGTGGGCTACGCGGCGGTGCCGCTCGAGGCCGTGCACGGCGAGCCCGCGCAGCGCGCGCTCGAGAAGCTCGGCGCCGCGATCCATCGGCGCGCGCGCGTGCAAAAGGTCGACGGCCGCTCGGTCGTGGTCGCCGGCGAGAGGCTCGAGTTCGACGCGGTGGTGCTGGCCGCGCCGCACGAAGACGCCGCGAAGCTCCTGCCCGCGGCCGCCGGCGTGGACCCCGCGGCACTGGGCAAGCTCGGCGCCTCGCCGATCCTGAACCTGCACGCGGTCTGGGACCGCAAGGTCCTGCCGCACGCCTTCGCCGCGGCGGTGGGCTCACCGCTCGAGTGGCTGTTCGACCGCAGCGAGGCCGCGGGGCTCGAGCGCGGGCAGTATCTCGCGGTGTCGCTCTCCGCCGCCGACCGCTGGCTCGGCGTCTCGGCGGAGTCGCTGCGCCGCACCTTCGAGCCGGCCTTCCGGGCGCTCCTGCCTGCGGCGCGCGACGCCGTGCTCGAGCGCTTCTTCACCACCTCGGAGCCGACCGCGACCTTCCGCGGCGCGCCGGGCAGTCACTCGCTGCGCGCGCGCACCGAGACGCGCCTGCCCGGCCTGTACCTCGCCGGCGCGTGGACCGACACCGGCTGGCCCGCCACGATGGAGGGCGCGGTGCGCAGCGGCATGAAGGCCGCGCGCGCGGCGCTGCTCGGCGCCGGGCTCACGCGCGGATTGCCTCTGGAGGTCCCGGCATGAGTGACCCGCTTCGCAAGCCCGACCCGATCGCCGACGCGCGCCGCGCGCTCGAGCGCGCCTGCGGGCACCTGTTCGCCACCCAGGACCCCGCGGGCTACTGGAAGGGCGAGCTCGAGACCAACGTGACCATGGACGCCGAGGACTTGCTGCTGC
Proteins encoded:
- a CDS encoding helix-turn-helix domain-containing protein — translated: MTQAGHDTEAPGIRAARKDETQARIIHASMELFATRGYEGTSISAIAQKAQISRGAVFWHFGSKEGLFREACKRFFIPFWREVERSLESLGPRERVLTLFDLYESFVTTNRETIQALVRWVLESPTMRESLRGELLALHAMFTTDLRQAIAELCGDPSEAELLTTTLSSLLAGNLLFGVIDPGPAQDKARRESLRVLAERMLFASAPRAERTARA
- the hpnC gene encoding squalene synthase HpnC; translation: MSAAPLAPAAAELVARAQTENFPVALFVLSRAQRAHLMAIYGFARLADELGDSAPGDRLAQLDFLEADLDRAYRGQAQHPLLQRLTPSLESLKLPREPFAALIEANRRDQRIARYASWRALAEYCEYSANPVGRLVLHVFGAATPERFALSDRVCTALQLAEHCQDVAEDFAAGRVYLPAEDLARFGASEADLTRLQASPALREVLRFEVARARGLLDSGAALVKTLSGRGRLAVAGFIAGGRAALDAIERADFDVLAEATRPRKRDLARRLLGAWL
- the hpnE gene encoding hydroxysqualene dehydroxylase HpnE; translation: MTPRIAVVGGGLAGLAAGIACGDAGAQVTLFEARPRLGGATFSTELQGLRVDNGQHVFLRCCSEYLAFLERVDALGRTVIQPRLAIPVLAPGAKTTWLRRIGLPAPLHLAPSLAGYSPLSLGERLRLVPAALALKSLELDDPALDRSTFADWLRARGQSPRAIESFWDLVTRPTVNLPAAEASLALAAKVFQTGLLDRPEAADVGYAAVPLEAVHGEPAQRALEKLGAAIHRRARVQKVDGRSVVVAGERLEFDAVVLAAPHEDAAKLLPAAAGVDPAALGKLGASPILNLHAVWDRKVLPHAFAAAVGSPLEWLFDRSEAAGLERGQYLAVSLSAADRWLGVSAESLRRTFEPAFRALLPAARDAVLERFFTTSEPTATFRGAPGSHSLRARTETRLPGLYLAGAWTDTGWPATMEGAVRSGMKAARAALLGAGLTRGLPLEVPA